In Neisseria animalis, a single window of DNA contains:
- the grxC gene encoding glutaredoxin 3: protein MQPVTMYTGAFCPYCLMAKKLLAAAGVTEIKEIRVDQNPADFAEMQQLSGQRSIPQIFIGDTHVGGFTDLYALQQKGELVELLES from the coding sequence ATGCAACCCGTAACCATGTATACCGGTGCGTTCTGCCCTTATTGCCTGATGGCGAAAAAGCTGCTTGCCGCGGCAGGCGTAACCGAAATTAAAGAAATCCGCGTCGATCAAAACCCTGCTGATTTTGCCGAGATGCAGCAACTTTCCGGCCAGCGCAGTATTCCCCAGATTTTTATCGGTGATACACACGTCGGCGGCTTTACCGATTTATACGCCTTACAGCAAAAAGGTGAGCTGGTAGAATTACTTGAATCATAA
- the secB gene encoding protein-export chaperone SecB — protein sequence MSEELQPVFSIERLYVKDLSLEVPHAPQIFLENGEPEVDMRVSTTNAKLEDGIYSVDVTITVTAKLNSERTMFLNEVTQSGIFRLENIPEEDAQLLLGVACPNILFPYAREAISSTVTRAGFPPVLLAPINFEALYQQQQEGNA from the coding sequence ATGTCAGAAGAACTGCAACCCGTATTCAGTATCGAGCGACTGTACGTTAAAGATTTGTCTTTGGAAGTACCGCATGCGCCGCAGATTTTCTTGGAAAACGGCGAGCCTGAAGTTGATATGCGCGTATCGACCACCAATGCCAAGCTGGAAGACGGCATTTACAGCGTGGACGTAACCATCACGGTAACGGCCAAGTTGAACAGCGAACGCACCATGTTCTTAAACGAAGTAACCCAAAGCGGTATTTTCCGTTTGGAGAACATTCCCGAAGAAGATGCCCAACTGCTGCTTGGCGTAGCCTGCCCGAACATTTTGTTCCCCTATGCGCGCGAAGCCATCTCCAGTACCGTTACCCGCGCCGGTTTCCCGCCGGTATTGCTTGCCCCCATCAACTTTGAAGCGTTGTACCAACAGCAGCAAGAAGGTAACGCATAA
- a CDS encoding helix-turn-helix domain-containing protein yields MGANSIVPKIGAMRNMRLSVHSVELTYLRHLFTQRRLELGLSQRALADRLGVVYSFIGKVETGDRRLDIFEFVQYCTGLEWNALEVLQDLMSVCEQQNNHFLLTALPTSQLK; encoded by the coding sequence ATGGGAGCAAATAGCATTGTACCTAAAATTGGTGCAATGAGGAATATGCGCTTATCAGTACACTCTGTCGAACTGACTTACCTACGGCATTTATTTACCCAGCGTCGCTTGGAATTAGGCTTATCCCAACGCGCGTTGGCAGACCGTTTAGGGGTGGTTTATTCGTTTATTGGAAAAGTTGAAACAGGAGACCGCCGTTTGGATATTTTTGAATTTGTACAATACTGTACGGGTTTGGAATGGAATGCTTTGGAAGTTTTACAAGATCTGATGTCGGTATGCGAGCAGCAAAATAATCATTTTCTTTTAACCGCATTGCCCACATCACAATTAAAATGA
- the rng gene encoding ribonuclease G, with protein sequence MLAGIPIPKDTIRPPETVLVNITPQETRVAVLEENNICELHIERNSEHSLVGNIYLGVVRRVLPGMQSAFIDIGLERAAFLHIVDVLEQRRNPDETQRIEHMLFEGQTILVQVIKDPINTKGARLSTQISLAGRFLVHLPQDEHIGISQRIEDETERQNLRDRLLNLLPEEAGHGYIIRTNAENASDEQLQADISYLTKVWENIQLQSKTQPPETLLYQDLPLALRVLRDMFSIDTQKILVDSTENCRRMLSFAEQYVQGAVDKIELFKGDRPLFETHNVEQEISRALQPRVNLNFGSYLIIESTEAMTTIDVNTGGFVGARNFDETIFRTNLEACHIIARELRLRNLGGIIIIDFIDMAQDSHREAVLQELAKALSFDRTRVTLNGFTSLGLVELTRKRSRENLNQILCEPCPSCQGRGRLKTPQTICYEIQREIVREARRYDAKEFRILAAPNVIDLFLDEESQSLAMLIAFIGKPISLAVETAYTQEQYDIVLI encoded by the coding sequence ATGTTAGCCGGAATCCCGATTCCCAAAGACACCATACGTCCGCCGGAAACCGTACTCGTCAACATTACCCCTCAGGAAACGCGCGTAGCGGTATTGGAAGAAAACAATATCTGCGAGCTGCATATCGAGCGCAACAGCGAACACAGCTTGGTCGGCAACATCTATTTGGGCGTGGTGCGGCGCGTATTGCCCGGTATGCAGAGCGCATTTATCGACATCGGTTTGGAACGTGCCGCTTTCCTGCACATTGTTGATGTTTTGGAACAACGCCGCAATCCCGATGAAACGCAGCGCATCGAGCATATGCTGTTTGAAGGGCAAACCATTCTGGTTCAGGTTATCAAAGACCCTATCAATACAAAAGGCGCAAGGCTTTCCACTCAAATTTCGCTGGCGGGACGCTTTCTCGTCCACCTGCCGCAAGACGAACACATCGGTATTTCCCAACGCATCGAAGACGAAACCGAACGCCAAAACCTACGCGACCGCCTGCTCAACCTGCTGCCCGAAGAAGCGGGACACGGCTACATTATCCGAACCAATGCCGAAAACGCCAGCGACGAACAGCTTCAAGCAGACATCAGCTACCTCACCAAAGTTTGGGAAAATATCCAACTCCAATCCAAAACCCAACCGCCCGAAACCCTGCTCTATCAGGATTTGCCGCTGGCCTTACGCGTCTTGCGCGATATGTTCAGCATCGACACACAGAAAATTCTCGTCGATTCCACCGAAAACTGCCGCAGAATGCTGTCGTTTGCCGAACAATACGTACAAGGCGCAGTCGATAAAATCGAGCTGTTCAAAGGCGACCGCCCACTGTTTGAAACCCACAACGTCGAACAAGAAATCAGCCGCGCTCTGCAACCGCGCGTCAACCTGAACTTCGGCAGCTATCTCATCATCGAATCCACCGAAGCGATGACCACCATCGATGTCAACACCGGCGGCTTTGTCGGCGCGCGCAATTTCGATGAGACCATCTTCCGCACCAATCTCGAAGCCTGCCACATCATCGCCCGCGAGCTACGGCTACGCAATCTCGGCGGCATCATCATCATCGACTTTATCGACATGGCACAGGATTCACACCGCGAAGCCGTCTTGCAAGAGCTTGCCAAAGCCCTGAGTTTCGACCGCACCCGCGTTACCCTCAACGGCTTTACCAGCTTGGGACTGGTCGAGCTTACCCGCAAACGCTCGCGTGAAAACCTCAACCAAATCCTATGCGAACCATGCCCCTCCTGCCAAGGGCGCGGCCGCCTGAAAACACCGCAAACCATCTGCTACGAAATCCAACGGGAAATCGTCCGCGAAGCCCGCCGCTATGATGCCAAAGAGTTTCGCATTCTCGCCGCACCCAACGTCATCGACCTCTTTTTAGACGAAGAATCCCAGTCGCTTGCCATGCTGATTGCCTTCATCGGCAAACCGATTTCATTGGCAGTAGAAACCGCCTACACGCAAGAGCAATACGACATCGTGTTAATTTAA
- a CDS encoding NCS2 family permease: MNTSHSSLFDRLFRLSENGTNVRTELMAGLTTFLTMCYIIIVNPLILGEAGMDMGAVFVATCIAAAIGCFVMGFVGNYPIALAPGMGLNAYFTFAVVKGMGVPWQVALGAVFMSGIIFIVFSLFKVREMLVNALPMGLKMSIAAGIGLFLALIALKGAGVIVDNPATLVGLGDVHEPSVLLAMAGFAMVVVLGYFRIRAALIITILALTAVSSLLGLSEFKGVVGSVPSVAPTFMQMDFEGLFTVSMVSVIFVFFLVDLFDSTGTLVGVSHRAGLLVDGKLPRLKRALLADSTAIVAGATMGTSSTTPYVESAAGVAAGGRTGLTAVTVGVLMLACLVFAPLAQSVPAFATAPALLYVGVQMLRSAKEIDWDDMTEAAPAFLTIVFMPFTYSIADGIAVGFISYAVIKLLCGRAKDVPPMVWVVAVLWAVKFWYLGG; this comes from the coding sequence ATGAATACTTCACATTCCAGTTTGTTTGACCGACTGTTCCGCTTGAGCGAAAACGGCACGAATGTCCGCACGGAGCTGATGGCGGGTTTAACCACGTTTTTGACCATGTGCTACATCATCATCGTCAATCCGCTGATTTTGGGCGAGGCGGGTATGGATATGGGCGCGGTGTTTGTGGCAACCTGTATCGCCGCCGCCATCGGCTGCTTCGTGATGGGCTTTGTCGGCAATTATCCGATTGCGCTTGCGCCGGGCATGGGCTTGAACGCTTACTTTACCTTTGCCGTGGTCAAAGGCATGGGCGTGCCTTGGCAGGTAGCTTTGGGTGCGGTGTTTATGTCGGGCATTATTTTTATCGTATTCAGCCTGTTTAAAGTGCGCGAGATGTTGGTAAACGCGCTGCCCATGGGTTTGAAAATGTCGATTGCCGCCGGTATCGGCCTGTTTTTGGCATTGATTGCGCTCAAAGGCGCGGGTGTGATTGTCGATAATCCGGCAACGCTGGTCGGCTTGGGCGATGTGCACGAGCCTTCGGTGTTGCTGGCGATGGCGGGTTTCGCGATGGTGGTGGTATTGGGTTATTTCCGCATCCGCGCCGCACTCATCATCACGATTCTGGCACTGACTGCGGTGTCGTCGCTGCTGGGCTTGAGCGAGTTTAAAGGCGTAGTCGGCAGCGTGCCGAGTGTTGCGCCGACGTTTATGCAGATGGATTTCGAAGGTTTGTTCACCGTCAGCATGGTCAGCGTGATTTTCGTATTTTTCTTGGTGGACTTGTTTGACTCCACAGGCACGCTGGTCGGCGTATCCCACCGCGCCGGTCTACTGGTCGACGGCAAACTGCCGCGTCTGAAACGCGCATTGCTGGCGGATTCCACCGCGATTGTCGCCGGTGCGACCATGGGTACGTCTTCGACCACGCCTTATGTAGAAAGCGCGGCGGGCGTGGCGGCAGGCGGACGCACCGGTCTGACCGCCGTAACAGTCGGCGTATTGATGCTGGCTTGTCTGGTGTTCGCACCGCTGGCGCAGAGTGTGCCCGCATTCGCCACCGCACCCGCGTTGCTGTATGTGGGCGTGCAGATGCTGCGTAGTGCCAAAGAGATTGATTGGGACGACATGACCGAAGCCGCTCCCGCTTTCCTGACCATTGTCTTCATGCCGTTTACTTACTCGATTGCAGACGGCATCGCCGTCGGCTTCATCAGCTATGCGGTGATTAAGCTGCTGTGCGGCCGTGCGAAAGACGTACCGCCGATGGTATGGGTAGTAGCCGTATTGTGGGCGGTTAAGTTCTGGTATTTGGGCGGCTAA
- a CDS encoding BCCT family transporter — MSMFSFIRQKSSFNPVVISTTLLSVLSLLAATLLVPEATQNMLDLAKTAIFKHFSWFYILIVSVFLLFLILVSLGNLGSIKLGSDEEEPEFSFMSWLAMLFAAGMGVGLMFFGVAEPLSHFTSPISNGNAQSAMLHTFFHWGIHAWAVYGVIALALAYFGFRYKLPLALRSCFYPLLKDKINGGFGDAIDVMALVATLFGIITTLGFGAAQMSSGLQQIGWIAESNFGLQIAVIVVVMSLAVISAVSGVGKGVKILSETNLVLAASLMLFVLVSGPTLYLLSAFSDNLGFYLSNLVELSFKTYTYEPDNTSWFSGWTILYWAWWCSWAPFVGLFIARISKGRTIREFVFGVLAVPSVFSILWFTVFGNSAIWLDTHVADGALAAMTGSPETLLFAFLDYLPLSAISSVVALIIIALFFITSADSGIYVLNNIASRDKGMAAPKWQAVMWGVLMSAVAIALLGSGGLGVLQTMTLITALPFAVLMLLMAFSLWKALVNDKKYFSAKITPTSIFWTGERWKERLEQMLNHSQEGDIRSFLKYTALPAMRELSSEMSSEYGLSTQINVMFDQSEPAVELVVEKATVRNFVYGIKSVEQEVAEQLVEEDYLPHIRKTQTYLPITYFADGRTGYDVRYMSREELIADILKQYERYLSLLGNVGQEMMAHEQSELAE, encoded by the coding sequence TTGAGTATGTTCTCATTTATCCGACAAAAATCGTCGTTTAATCCGGTGGTGATTAGCACTACCTTATTATCCGTTTTGTCTTTGCTTGCCGCTACCTTGTTGGTTCCTGAGGCGACGCAGAATATGTTGGACTTGGCTAAAACAGCGATTTTCAAGCATTTTAGCTGGTTTTACATTTTGATTGTTTCCGTTTTCCTGCTGTTTCTGATTTTGGTCAGTCTCGGTAATCTCGGCAGTATCAAGCTCGGTTCGGACGAGGAAGAGCCGGAGTTTTCGTTTATGTCGTGGCTGGCGATGCTGTTTGCCGCCGGCATGGGCGTGGGCTTGATGTTTTTCGGCGTGGCAGAGCCTTTGTCACATTTCACTTCGCCAATCAGTAACGGTAATGCACAGTCTGCCATGCTGCACACGTTTTTCCACTGGGGTATCCATGCTTGGGCGGTATACGGTGTGATTGCGTTGGCGCTGGCTTATTTCGGCTTCCGCTACAAGCTGCCGCTGGCATTGCGCTCCTGCTTTTATCCGCTTTTGAAAGATAAAATTAACGGCGGTTTCGGCGATGCGATTGATGTGATGGCATTGGTGGCAACGCTGTTCGGTATCATCACAACGCTGGGTTTTGGTGCGGCGCAGATGAGTTCGGGGCTGCAGCAAATCGGTTGGATTGCCGAGAGTAATTTCGGTTTGCAGATTGCGGTGATTGTCGTGGTTATGTCGCTGGCGGTGATTTCGGCCGTATCGGGCGTGGGTAAGGGTGTGAAAATCCTGAGCGAAACCAATTTGGTGCTGGCGGCTTCATTAATGCTGTTTGTATTGGTAAGCGGCCCGACTTTGTACCTGCTGTCGGCATTCAGTGATAACTTGGGTTTTTATTTGTCCAATTTGGTGGAATTGAGTTTCAAAACTTATACTTACGAGCCGGATAATACTTCTTGGTTCAGCGGTTGGACGATTCTTTATTGGGCGTGGTGGTGTTCTTGGGCTCCGTTTGTCGGCCTGTTTATCGCCCGTATCTCCAAAGGCCGTACCATTCGGGAGTTTGTGTTCGGCGTATTGGCTGTACCGAGCGTGTTCAGTATTTTGTGGTTTACCGTATTCGGCAACAGCGCAATCTGGCTGGATACCCATGTGGCTGACGGTGCGTTGGCTGCCATGACCGGCTCGCCCGAAACGCTGTTGTTTGCGTTCTTGGATTATTTGCCGCTGTCTGCCATCAGCAGCGTGGTTGCTTTGATTATCATTGCATTGTTTTTCATTACTTCCGCCGACTCGGGTATTTATGTGCTGAATAATATTGCTTCGCGCGACAAAGGCATGGCGGCACCGAAATGGCAGGCTGTCATGTGGGGCGTGCTGATGTCGGCGGTGGCCATTGCTTTATTGGGCAGCGGCGGCTTGGGCGTGTTGCAGACCATGACGCTGATTACCGCGCTGCCGTTTGCCGTATTGATGCTGCTGATGGCGTTCAGCTTGTGGAAGGCTTTGGTGAATGACAAAAAATATTTTAGTGCGAAAATCACGCCGACCAGTATTTTTTGGACGGGCGAGCGTTGGAAAGAGCGGTTGGAGCAGATGTTGAACCACTCGCAAGAGGGGGATATCCGCAGTTTCTTGAAATATACCGCTTTGCCTGCCATGCGGGAGCTGAGTAGTGAAATGTCGTCTGAGTATGGTTTGAGTACGCAGATTAATGTGATGTTCGATCAGTCGGAGCCGGCGGTGGAGCTGGTGGTGGAAAAAGCGACGGTTCGTAATTTTGTGTACGGTATCAAATCGGTTGAGCAGGAAGTTGCGGAGCAGTTGGTGGAAGAAGACTACCTGCCGCATATCCGTAAAACGCAAACTTATTTGCCGATTACTTATTTTGCAGACGGCAGAACAGGTTACGATGTGCGCTATATGAGCCGTGAAGAGCTGATTGCGGATATTTTGAAACAGTACGAGCGTTATCTGAGCCTGCTGGGTAATGTCGGACAGGAAATGATGGCGCACGAGCAGAGCGAGTTGGCAGAGTAA